In Mycobacterium sp. Aquia_213, the sequence ACCGCCGTCGGTCATTTGGCTGCAGTCGTACCGTCGCAGCCGGCCTTCGGTGATCGGGTTGGTCTTGTCGTCAGCCGTGATCGGGTCGGGGACGGTCCAGCCCCGGGTTTGGGCGTTGGGGTTGCGCCGCGCGTTGGTGAAGTTGAGGTGCGCGATGGCCCGCAGATGGGTGTCGTCCAAGCCGTAGCGCCGGTCGTACTCGTCGGCCACCTGCGCGAACATCGATGGCCAGAGATACTTCGCGTCGGCGCCCTCGTGTCCGGTCCACGCGGCGGCGCCCAGATACACGGCGGCGATGTCACCGGGCACGGGTTTCTCCAACTCGATCCCGATCACCAGGGCGGTGTCGTAGGCACCGGAGCGCAGATCGGCGATCGCCGACAGCGTCGCGACACTACCGGATGCGCAGGCGGCCTCGTGCCGGGACGCCGGGGTATCCCAGAGCCCGTCACACACCGTCGCCGGCATGGCGCCGAGGTGGCCCTGGCTGGCGAACATCTCGCCGAAGGCATTCGCGACGTGGACCACTCCGATGTCCGCGGTGTCCACCTTGGCGGCGGCGAGGGTGCCGTCGACTACCTCGCCGGTCAACGCCGCGAAGTCGCGGTTCTCCTTAGTGAGATTGCGAGCGAAATCGCTCTGGTAACCGCCGAGAATCCACACGTTTGTCGAGCCGTCCATACCAGCGCACGGTACTCCTGGATGACCCCGGAAATAGCGGACCCGTCGGCTCTCGGGCTGAACCGACGGGACCTAGATGGGCGCGTAGGCCGGCCGACGCGCACACCCTGTTGGGGCATTACCATCCCCGGCCGCTGGCAAACATGGCAAACAGTGTGGGCCGCGAGCCGCCGGAACCGCCCTGAGCTGCGCAAACGAGGGTTTCCCCTGTTCAGGGGTGCATCGTGCCTAGACGGATCCGCCGACAAGTTCGGTCGGTTCGGGTCCATCCGGGGGCCTCGCGGACCGGTCCGACCCCGCATATTGCGAGTCGGCGAGGTCAACCTCGGCCAGGTCGATGCCCTTCGTCTCGCGGGCAGCGATGGCGGCGACGGCGCTGACCGCGGCGGCGCCCGCCAGGTACCAGGCGATGGGCACCGCCGACTTGTAGGTCGCGAGCAGTCGAACGGCGATGATCGGCGCGAGCGACCCGGCCACGATCGATGTGACCTGGTACCCGAGCGACACGCCCGAATACCGCATCCGGGTCGGAAACATCTCGGCCATGGCGGACGGCTGAACCGCGTACATCACTCCGTGAAACACCAGGCCGATGACGACCGCGGACATGATGATCGCGTTGCGTCCGCTGTTCATCATCGGGAAGGCGAAGAAGCCCCAGGTGCCGGTCGCGATGGCACCGGCGAAATAGACTGGGCGCCTACCGAATCGGTCGCTGAGATGCCCGAAAAAGGGAATGACCGCGAAATGCGCGGCGTGCGCGGCCAACAGCCACCACAAGATGGTTTTGGTATTCGCGTGCACCTGCACCTTGAGATAGGTGATCGAGAACGTGACCACCAGGTAGTACATGATGTTCTCGCCGACCCGTAATCCCATAGCGGTGAAAACGCCACGCGGGTAACGCTTTATCACTTCCAGGACGCCGGCCCGAGCTGATTTGTTGCGCTCTGCCTGTCGCTGCGCTTCGAGGAAGATCGGGGCATCGGTGACCTTGGTGCGGATGTAATAGCCGATCAGGACGACGATCGCGGACAACCAGAAGGCAACGCGCCAGCCCCAGCTGAGGAACTCCGCGTCCGACAGCGTCGAGGTGAGAACCAGCAGCACCGCCGTGGCCAGCATGTTCCCACCCGGCACACCGGCCTGCGGCCAACTCGCCCAGAACCCGCGGCTGGCGTTCGGGCTGTGCTCGGCCACCAGCAGAACCGCGCCGCCCCACTCACCGCCCACGGCGAAGCCCTGGACGAACCGCAGCGTCACCAGCAGCGCCGGGGCCCAGTATCCGATCTGAGCGAAGGTCGGCAGACAACCCATCAGGAAGGTCGAGACGCCCACCAGCAGCAGGCTCAGCTGTAGCAGCTTCTTGCGTCCATGCCGATCCCCGAGCTGGCCGAAGACGATTCCGCCCAAAGGACGTGCGGCGAAGCCGACGGCATAGGTCACGAAAGCGGCGAAAATGGCGTCGAGGTCGTTGCCGCCCTTGGCGAAGAAGACTTTGCCGAACACCAGTGTGGCCGCGGTGCCGTAGAGGAAGAATTCGTACCACTCGACGACGGTGCCGGCCATGGAGGCCGCGACTACTCGGTTGAGGTATGCGCGTCCGGCTCCGAATCGTTTGGGCTGCAACCCATTACTCACACTCACCGCTCGCCCTCCTTGGCGGACCGCCCACCTACTCGGGAGTCCGGGCCGCGTTGTTGCGGCTCGCGGGGATGATGGGCGTGCTGCGGATGGGAGCGTACCCTCCCTGACGTGGCAACGCGGGTTGTCCGTGGCGTTTGCCCCCGCGGCCCAGGATTCGCGGCGCCGCACTGGGTTTCGGTATGCCGGGAGCCGGCAGTTCTAGCGTCCCGGCCGAGGCGGCAAAGCCGGGGGACCGGAGGGTGGCAGCGGGACCTGGGGTGCCGAGGAAGGCAGCGCGGGCCCCGACGACGGCAGGGCAGGCCCCGTCGACGGTAGCGGTGGCGGCTCGGGGGGAGCCAGCTCCGTTGTCGTCGTCGTGGTCGTTGTTGTGGTCGAGTCGGTCGAGGTCGTGGTGGTGGGTGTCGCGGTCGCGATGCCGCCGGAGTTCTGGCCGATCCATAGCGCCGCCGCGATGGTGACGCCGGCGGCGGGCATGAGGGCGATCAGCCGGATGACCGAAGTCGTCATGTCAGAGCCTTTACTCCCGGGCAGAATCGGTATCCGCAAGTCGGCTCAAATGAATCCGCTATACGGATCAAGCAGGACAGATATTAGCACCGGGAGCAGCGCGAACAACGGGACGATGCGCATTCCACGCACTGTTCATGAGCGCTTCGAGGTGCGTTGGCGCGACGGCGGCCCGGGGGAGTGAGCACGGGCACCGTGGAACGCCTCTAGCAAATTCGCCTGGGAATGGCTTGAAAGCAGGGTTTCGACGCGGTCACGGATACATACCTATTAGCTGATCGCTAGTCACACGAGCCCCTTGGATCACTATCGTCACATGAGCCAACTGCGTACGTCAATGTGGCGTCTCGCTCCTGGAAAGGTATGACTTTGTCGGGGATTCTTCGGACCATGTCGCTAGCGCTGGTGCCGGTGGCCGCTATCGCGTACATCGTTGCGGCTGGACCCGCGCCGTCAGCAAACGCCACTCCGTGTGGTGCGCCCGACGCCAACATCGAGCCACCGCCTGGACAGCCGGCGATGCCCGCGCCGCAGCCGGTCGTCCAACCGCCGACCGGGCGAAGGCCCTCTCATACCAATGACCAGGCGCCGCTGCCCAAGTTGGGTCCGCTGATCGCTTCGTTGATCAAGCCGACTACCGGTGGCGGCCAGCGATACTCGGCGCCGATGGTTCCGCAGGCGGGGGTGGTGCCACCGCCGGCGCCGACTCCGCCCGCGCCTGGACTGCCGCAGTCACCGAACGCCACGCCGCTGCGGCCGAACGCGGCTCCGGCACCGGCTCCGCAGCCGGCGCCGCAGCCCGCGCCGGACGCGGCGGCACCGCCCGCCCAGATCGCGGGGGCGCCGACGTCGCTGGTCGACTGGGTGACGGGGCCGAACGGCCCGAACAAGACCCTGCAACGGTTCGGTATTTCCGGTACCGATCTCGGAATCGTCTGGGACAACGGCGATGCCGCCAACCGTCAGGCCTTGATGGCCTTCGGCGACACCTTCGGCTACTGCAAGGTCCGCGGTCAGCAATGGCGGTACAACGTGCTGTTCCGCAGTAACGACCATGATCTCTCGCAGGGAATCCACATCGCCGACGGTGTGCCCAACAACAACTACTCCGGCTCCCCGGTGTGGAGCAACGGCCTGTCCAAGCAGGTCGTCAACACCATCCACAAGGCGAGCCACGAAACGGGCATCATTCCGACGTCGGCCATGTCGCTGGGCCGCACGCAGTACATGAGTTACATGTCGATCCGCCACTGGGGTCACGACGGCGAATGGTCGACGAACTATTCGGCCATCGCGAGGTCGAACGACAACGGCCAGAACTGGGGGATCTTCCCCGGCTCCATCCGTACGGCCTCGGCGGATGCCGTGCCCGGCGCCGGGTTCACCCCCGGCAACGAGAACTTTCAAATGGGTGCGTTCATGAAGGGGCAAGACGGCTACATCTACAACTTCGGGACGCCGTCGGGACGTGGCGGCGCGGCCTTCCTGTCGCGCGTTCCCCCGAACAACTTGCCGGACCTGTCCA encodes:
- a CDS encoding MFS transporter — protein: MSVSNGLQPKRFGAGRAYLNRVVAASMAGTVVEWYEFFLYGTAATLVFGKVFFAKGGNDLDAIFAAFVTYAVGFAARPLGGIVFGQLGDRHGRKKLLQLSLLLVGVSTFLMGCLPTFAQIGYWAPALLVTLRFVQGFAVGGEWGGAVLLVAEHSPNASRGFWASWPQAGVPGGNMLATAVLLVLTSTLSDAEFLSWGWRVAFWLSAIVVLIGYYIRTKVTDAPIFLEAQRQAERNKSARAGVLEVIKRYPRGVFTAMGLRVGENIMYYLVVTFSITYLKVQVHANTKTILWWLLAAHAAHFAVIPFFGHLSDRFGRRPVYFAGAIATGTWGFFAFPMMNSGRNAIIMSAVVIGLVFHGVMYAVQPSAMAEMFPTRMRYSGVSLGYQVTSIVAGSLAPIIAVRLLATYKSAVPIAWYLAGAAAVSAVAAIAARETKGIDLAEVDLADSQYAGSDRSARPPDGPEPTELVGGSV
- a CDS encoding acetyl-CoA acetyltransferase, with translation MDGSTNVWILGGYQSDFARNLTKENRDFAALTGEVVDGTLAAAKVDTADIGVVHVANAFGEMFASQGHLGAMPATVCDGLWDTPASRHEAACASGSVATLSAIADLRSGAYDTALVIGIELEKPVPGDIAAVYLGAAAWTGHEGADAKYLWPSMFAQVADEYDRRYGLDDTHLRAIAHLNFTNARRNPNAQTRGWTVPDPITADDKTNPITEGRLRRYDCSQMTDGGAGLVLVNDAYLRDHPDARPIGRIDGWGHRTVGLGLQQKLDRAASQNNGDPYVLPHVRSAVLDALRRAQVALDDIDGFEVHDCFTPSEYLAIDHIGLTGPGESWKAIENGEIEIGGRLPINPSGGLIGGGHPVGASGVRMLLDAAKQVSGGAGDYQVEGAKTFGTLNFGGSTATTVSFVVGTTKGA
- a CDS encoding DUF4185 domain-containing protein, encoding MSLALVPVAAIAYIVAAGPAPSANATPCGAPDANIEPPPGQPAMPAPQPVVQPPTGRRPSHTNDQAPLPKLGPLIASLIKPTTGGGQRYSAPMVPQAGVVPPPAPTPPAPGLPQSPNATPLRPNAAPAPAPQPAPQPAPDAAAPPAQIAGAPTSLVDWVTGPNGPNKTLQRFGISGTDLGIVWDNGDAANRQALMAFGDTFGYCKVRGQQWRYNVLFRSNDHDLSQGIHIADGVPNNNYSGSPVWSNGLSKQVVNTIHKASHETGIIPTSAMSLGRTQYMSYMSIRHWGHDGEWSTNYSAIARSNDNGQNWGIFPGSIRTASADAVPGAGFTPGNENFQMGAFMKGQDGYIYNFGTPSGRGGAAFLSRVPPNNLPDLSKYQYWNGDNGGHWVPANPGAATPLWPGPVGEMSAQYNSYLKQYLVLYTNGGSNDVVARTAPTPEGPWSGEQPLVSSFQMPGGIYAPMIHPWSSGRDLYFNLSLWSAYDVMLMHTVLP